The Tenrec ecaudatus isolate mTenEca1 chromosome 13, mTenEca1.hap1, whole genome shotgun sequence genome segment GAAATTAGAAACTTTAGAACTTTGGAAATGTTTTACACCTGGAGGTTAGGCCTATCAAATTGATGGCCTTTGAAGAGAACAAAAGACCATTACTTTTACATTtatcatatataattttatatgttaTATATCACTCAGATTATATCAAAGTGTAAATTTAAGATTTGTTCACTGTGAGCCTACCACAGCTATAAGCCAGGCTGTGGCAAAAATAGCTTAGCAATTTCCAGGCCAGAACACGCAAATAGCCATTTTTACATTTAACATCTAAAGATATATAAGTACTGAACTCATGGAGTTGTCTTATTTCTAAATCTGATATCAGATTTCTGTGGTGTCCTACATATTGATGACACTATCAAGTGTAATTAAGAGCATGACTTTTTAAAGTCAGAGAAAATTAAATAAGTCCAGGATTCACCTCTTACCAGTTGGATTAGTTTAGGAAAATAACCTAATCCTTGCTTAATCTGTTTTCACTGTACATTGCTGTAATTAAATGAGATAACAgtttaaattttaacaaaatgTCTAACATGTACAGTAAGCACAAGttattattactaaaatctaaaaaGAGCTATGAAAATTGTACTTTATCAAATATATTAGAGCATTTTAAGATTTAAGGCTATTGTGAAGCATAATTAATATTCTGATAAAACAGGGAAAATATTCAGACAATTCAAAAACTTACTTTATGGCTGCATAATAAAATGTCCCAAACCAAACACCAGAAGTTATTAGGTGTACTGGAATCAAAACCTTTCCATACTGTCTAAATGTTTTCTTAAATCGCTGATAGAGACTAATAGATTTGTCTTGTAATGGATCAAGTTCTTCCTTTTTTCCTGTGGGAGTTCCTTGGGATGTGGCATTGGATGATGCAACTCTCTTGGGTAAATAATCTTGCTCCCGTTGTTTAACGTGAAGAACACCAAGTAGGGATGGCTGAGATTTGAATGGCTTCCTCTCCTTTCCAATACACTGGGCAGCAGGTAAGTGTAGCCATTGTTTCTGAGGGCTTTGTACCAATACTATTTTGGATTCTGCATTATACAAGAGTAAGAGTCCTTTTATGCTTTGACAGTATCCAAAAAGACCAGCTTTAGGTGGTTTCAAGTTTGTCCGCTGGACCAGCCCAGTTACAGTCTGTAATACGTTCCATTGCATTCTGAAGAATGGTGATCGATGGGTTTCAGCTTCTACAGagactatttaaaaaaacaaacaaacaaaaaaaaacaattaaaaataaatacaaaataaaagacACCCAAGGCAAGAATGCTACTAAATTCTCAAAATTAATATTAGGGTACATAGTTctaaaaatttcattaaaatacaTGGTTTCAATATTATTACCAAAAACATGCAACCCAAGTTTCTTACTGCAGTTAGCCTAATTTCCATCATGCTTTCCTTGTTGCCCATGAGAGTGCCTTTGGAGTTTTTCAAATGTGCTGCATTGCTCAGAGGCAAACTTGATGTTCCCCGGAAAAAGCCTCCAGGTAACTATTAGAACCATCCCAAGGAAAGCGAATTCCTGCTTCGTGGTTAGTCAGTAGAGACATCTCCATCGTGGCCTCCGACTTAAAGAGCCTTAACTTTTCGGTCTGCTTGTTTAATGAGCTGCACCCATGATTATCCTGAAACCAGAGTGAATTTAAACATCTGTAAGTGACTCCCGTAGGGTGTGAattcagggaaaaaaaagaagccagTTCACTCCCTGAGGGTATGAATTCGAAAGCATATATCTCTGTATTCATCATGGGGATGCcttcaagagccctggtgacatagttacACTTCTggctactaattgcaaggttagcagtgtgaaatcaccagctgattcttgggagaaagataaggctttcttgtAAAGAGTTCTTGTACTGCAAAACAACAggtgcagctctaccctgtcccgtagggttgctAAGGGTCAAAAGTGGATCAATGAgagggttggtttggttttgccatCAAGAAAACCTGCCTTGCTGTAGTTCTCCCATCTATGTCATCTAACCAACCTCTTTTTCTAACTTGAAGTGAATTCTCTCTGCTGCTTCAGGGAGCAAATCCTTACTAGTGGTGTCAAAATGATACAGTAAATCAGTTTGGCAGACATCATGGAGGataatttaataaataattttttcgGGGCTCATatactcacaatccatacatacatcagttgagtaaagcacccttatacattcattgccctcgtcattctcaaaattcgccctccacttgggttcctggaatcagctcgtttcctttctttccctccacctctctcatgaacccttaataacttataaattattactctatcctatcttacactgtctggtgtctcccctcacccactttcctgctgcccatcccccaggcaggaggttacatgtagacccccTTATGGAGGataatttttaaaggtttttttttaaattgaaaacaaGGCTATTTGTAGGACTTCTATTAGTCAACAAAAACCTGAGAGGCAGGAAGGTTAGGGAAAAGGGGTTGTCACCCAAACCTATGGGAAAGGACAATCTCAGTGAAGGCCAATTACCTCAGACACACAATTATGCACACCCACTCAAAGCCTGGACCAATGCAGTAGGGACTAGTCACATGTACACTTACACACACAGCCAATTACTTCCAAGTAGATAGAGCCTATTCTTGTCTCCGAAAATATACTATAAAAACATTACTTTATTTAGCACATAAAAGTTTACTTTAACTTACTATcttgcttctgccatgtgaattctttccagATTGAGATGCAAGAACTGAGGAAAAACAACACGTAATCTTACACATTCTGTGTGGCAAAGTGGAAATAACACCCGGGAGCAAATGACCTGGCGTCTGTATGGCTGAGGACAAGTAAGAAAATACCATTCAGACTACAAGTCTAAGATGAGCATAAGGCGCCAGCAATAGTCTGAAGGTAGAATTGagaaaataattccatttataAAATTTTCCAAAACAAAAACCTAGGAAAAGAGCAAATTCAGGAGCTGTGGTGGCATGATGATGTGACCTTGgcttgtcagcagttcaaagccaccagcggcctctccagagaaagatgaggctttctactcccgtgaccaGAAACTCATAGGAGCAGCTGCACTCTgtgctagagggtcactatgagtctacactgactcatggcagtgagctttgtagGAGCAAATTTAAAAGGAGGTGAAATAATTGTACGCTCAAAGCTTAAAACTTTAAAGACCTAGATGATTAGAAATATAACCTCTTTTCATGGATGGGAAGACTCCCTATCATTACAGTGTCAGTATTATTATACAAAAGTATCTAGACATCAACGTAATCCTGATCAAAAGTTCAGTCTTCTTTGCAGAAATGGAGGAGCCAATCCTCAAATACAGGATGGGGTTGCAAAGGACTGAATAGCCAAAAACATCTTGGGAGAACCCTGTAGCGAGGCTC includes the following:
- the FAM210A gene encoding protein FAM210A isoform X1 — its product is MQWNVLQTVTGLVQRTNLKPPKAGLFGYCQSIKGLLLLYNAESKIVLVQSPQKQWLHLPAAQCIGKERKPFKSQPSLLGVLHVKQREQDYLPKRVASSNATSQGTPTGKKEELDPLQDKSISLYQRFKKTFRQYGKVLIPVHLITSGVWFGTFYYAAIKGVNVVPFLELIGLPDGVVNILKNSQSGNALTAYALFKIATPARYTVTLGGTSFTVKYLRSRGYMSTPPPVKEYLQDKMEETKELLTEKMEETKGRLTEKLQETKEKVSFKKKVE
- the FAM210A gene encoding protein FAM210A isoform X2 — encoded protein: MQWNVLQTVTGLVQRTNLKPPKAGLFGYCQSIKGLLLLYNAESKIVLVQSPQKQWLHLPAAQCIGKERKPFKSQPSLLGVLHVKQREQDYLPKRVASSNATSQGTPTGKKEELDPLQDKSISLYQRFKKTFRQYGKVLIPVHLITSGVWFGTFYYAAIKGVNVVPFLELIGLPDGVVNILKNSQSGNALTAYALFKILGAKLECILWTCHQEGTIPREGYHDW